Proteins found in one Anabas testudineus chromosome 1, fAnaTes1.2, whole genome shotgun sequence genomic segment:
- the LOC113161604 gene encoding sodium/calcium exchanger 1-like isoform X3: MFLGVSIIADRFMASIEVITSQERQITIKKPNGEKLTTTVRIWNETVSNLTLMALGSSAPEILLSVVEVCGHNFDAGELGPNTIVGSAAFNMFVIIGLCVSVIPEGETRKVKHLRVFFVTAAWSVFAYTWLYLILAVFSPGVVEIWEGLLTLLFFPICVGFAYVADRRLLFYKYMYKRYRAGKQKRVIIETEGEPELPSKVDIEMDGKMLNSHGEEFLDGEAVFDMKEIDEEESRKEVARILKELKQKYPEKEMEQLMELANYQVLNQQQKSRAFYRCQATRIMTGAGNILKKHAADQAKRATQHDICSEVSVNDFSSKVFFDPGTYQCLENCGSVALNVVRRGGDLMNTVSVDYRTEDGTANAGSDYQFTEGTIVFKPGETEKEIRIDIIDDDIFEEDEHFLVHLSNVKVSEDADSEKHEENHVDTLAGLGLPCTATVTIFDDDHAGIFMFEEPVVTVSESVGVMEVKVIRTSGARGVVMVPYKTIEGTAKGGGEDFEDTHGVLEFENDEIFKTIQINIIDDEEYEKNKNFFLEIGEPQLLEMSERKAVLLQEVGGFVRTGRQTNWFLFTCSGKDIYRKVQGRDHTAPFATINMNEEGGEEILTKREEEERRIAEMGRPMLGEHVKLEVIIEESYEFKSTVDKLIKKTNLALLIGTNSWREQFVEAITVNSGDDDDECGEEKLPSCFDYVMHFLTIFWKLLFAFVPPTDYWNGWACFVVSILVIGLLTAVIGDLASHFGCTVGLKDSVTAVVFVALGTSVPDTFASKVAAIQDQYADASIGNVTGSNAVNVFLGIGVAWSIAAVYHYSKGQEFKVDPGTLAFSVTLFTIFAFICIAVLIYRRRPEIGGELGGPRVPKILTTSLFFSLWLMYIIFSSLEAYCHVKGF; the protein is encoded by the exons ATGTTTCTGGGTGTCTCCATCATCGCTGACCGCTTTATGGCATCCATTGAGGTCATCACCTCCCAAGAGAGACAGATCACCATTAAGAAACCAAACGGTGAGAAGCTCACCACAACCGTGCGCATCTGGAACGAGACGGTCTCCAATCTGACTCTAATGGCTCTCGGTTCCTCGGCCCCAGAAATTCTCCTTTCAGTCGTTGAGGTGTGCGGCCACAACTTTGATGCCGGAGAGCTTGGGCCTAACACCATCGTAGGAAGTGCTGCCTTCAACATGTTTGTCATTATtggtctttgtgtgtctgtgatccCTGAAGGAGAGACCAGAAAGGTGAAGCACCTGCGTGTGTTCTTTGTCACCGCCGCCTGGAGCGTCTTTGCATACACCTGGCTGTACCTGATCCTGGCTGTGTTCTCTCCAGGTGTGGTTGAGATTTGGGAGGGGCTTCTTACACTCTTATTCTTTCCCATTTGTGTTGGCTTTGCTTATGTGGCTGACCGCAGACTTCTTTTCTACAAATATATGTACAAACGATACAGAGCAGGGAAGCAGAAAAGAGTGATCATCGAAACCGAGGGAGAACCGGAGCTTCCCTCAAAGGTCGACATTGAAATGGATGGCAAAATGCTCAACTCTCATGGAGAGGAGTTCCTGGATGGAGAGGCTGTTTTTGATATGAAGGAAATAGATGAGGAAGAGTCCCGCAAAGAGGTAGCCAGGATACTGAAGGAGCTGAAACAGAAGTATCCAGAGAAGGAAATGGAGCAGTTGATGGAGCTGGCTAATTATCAAGTTTTAAACCAGCAACAGAAGAGTCGAGCGTTCTACCGCTGTCAAGCAACCAGGATCATGACAGGAGCAGGGAACATCCTAAAGAAGCACGCCGCTGACCAAGCCAAAAGAGCCACTCAGCACGATATCTGCTCTGAGGTTTCAGTGAACGATTTTTCCTCCAAGGTTTTCTTCGATCCTGGTACCTACCAGTGTCTGGAGAACTGTGGCAGCGTGGCGCTGAACGTGGTGCGTCGTGGTGGGGATTTAATGAACACGGTGTCAGTGGATTACCGGACTGAAGATGGCACTGCAAATGCCGGCTCAGACTACCAGTTCACTGAAGGAACTATTGTGTTCAAACCAGGTGAGACCGAAAAGGAAATCCGCATTGACATTATTGATGATGACATTTTTGAGGAAGATGAACATTTTTTGGTTCACCTGAGCAACGTGAAGGTCTCAGAGGACGCTGACTCAGAGAAGCACGAAGAAAACCATGTTGACACCCTCGCAGGTTTAGGTCTGCCATGCACTGCCACTGTCACCATCTTTGATGACGACCACGCTGGAATCTTTATGTTTGAGGAGCCGGTGGTGACAGTGAGTGAGAGCGTGGGCGTGATGGAGGTGAAGGTGATCCGAACCTCAGGAGCTCGCGGCGTTGTAATGGTGCCGTACAAGACCATAGAGGGGACAGCTAAAGGAGGTGGAGAGGACTTTGAGGACACACATGGAGTCCTGGAATTCGAGAACGACGAAATCTT taaAACTATTCAGATCAATATAATTGATGATGAGGAAtatgagaaaaacaagaacTTCTTCCTAGAGATCGGAGAGCCTCAGCTGCTGGAGATGAGTGAGAGGAAAG cTGTTTTGCTTCAGGAAGTTG GTGGCTTTGTAAGAACAGGTAG ACAGACA AATTGGTTTCTGTTCACCTGTTCAGGCAAAGACATCTACAGGAAGGTCCAGGGACGAGACCACACTGCCCCATTTGCCACCATCAATATGAATG AGGAGGGGGGCGAGGAGATTTTGAccaagagggaggaggaggagcggcGGATCGCAGAGATGGGCAGACCAATGCTGGGCGAACATGTCAAACTGGAGGTTATCATAGAGGAGTCATATGAGTTCAAG AGCACTGTGGATAAACTCATCAAGAAGACTAACCTGGCACTGCTAATTGGGACAAACAGCTGGAGAGAGCAGTTTGTGGAAGCCATCACAGTCAACTCTG gtgatgatgatgatgaatgtggTGAGGAGAAGCTTCCCTCCTGTTTTGACTATGTCATGCATTTTCTAACCATCTTCTGGAAGCTTCTGTTTGCCTTCGTGCCTCCCACTGACTACTGGAATGGCTGGGCCTGCTTTGTCGTCTCCATCCTCGTTATCGGCCTCCTGACAGCGGTGATTGGTGACCTGGCATCACACTTCGGTTGCACCGTTGGTCTCAAAGACTCTGTCACCGCTGTGGTGTTTGTGGCTTTGGGCACTTCTGTACCAG ACACATTTGCGAGTAAGGTGGCAGCCATTCAGGACCAATATGCTGACGCCTCCATTGGCAACGTGACTGGAAGTAACGCTGTCAACGTCTTCCTGGGTATTGGCGTGGCCTGGTCCATCGCTGCCGTATACCATTACTCCAAGGGCCAGGAGTTCAAAGTCGACCCGGGCACACTGGCCTTCTCAGTCACACTCTTCACCATCTTTGCCTTCATCTGTATCGCTGTTCTCATTTACCGCCGCCGACCTGAGATTGGTGGGGAACTCGGTGGACCACGAGTCCCAAAGATCCTCACCACCTCTTTGTTCTTCAGCCTGTGGTTGATGTACATCATCTTCTCCTCGCTGGAGGCCTACTGCCATGTAAAAGGCTTCTAA
- the LOC113161604 gene encoding sodium/calcium exchanger 1-like isoform X9 → MFLGVSIIADRFMASIEVITSQERQITIKKPNGEKLTTTVRIWNETVSNLTLMALGSSAPEILLSVVEVCGHNFDAGELGPNTIVGSAAFNMFVIIGLCVSVIPEGETRKVKHLRVFFVTAAWSVFAYTWLYLILAVFSPGVVEIWEGLLTLLFFPICVGFAYVADRRLLFYKYMYKRYRAGKQKRVIIETEGEPELPSKVDIEMDGKMLNSHGEEFLDGEAVFDMKEIDEEESRKEVARILKELKQKYPEKEMEQLMELANYQVLNQQQKSRAFYRCQATRIMTGAGNILKKHAADQAKRATQHDICSEVSVNDFSSKVFFDPGTYQCLENCGSVALNVVRRGGDLMNTVSVDYRTEDGTANAGSDYQFTEGTIVFKPGETEKEIRIDIIDDDIFEEDEHFLVHLSNVKVSEDADSEKHEENHVDTLAGLGLPCTATVTIFDDDHAGIFMFEEPVVTVSESVGVMEVKVIRTSGARGVVMVPYKTIEGTAKGGGEDFEDTHGVLEFENDEIFKTIQINIIDDEEYEKNKNFFLEIGEPQLLEMSERKGGGVPFLFLLPEKILTKREEEERRIAEMGRPMLGEHVKLEVIIEESYEFKSTVDKLIKKTNLALLIGTNSWREQFVEAITVNSGDDDDECGEEKLPSCFDYVMHFLTIFWKLLFAFVPPTDYWNGWACFVVSILVIGLLTAVIGDLASHFGCTVGLKDSVTAVVFVALGTSVPDTFASKVAAIQDQYADASIGNVTGSNAVNVFLGIGVAWSIAAVYHYSKGQEFKVDPGTLAFSVTLFTIFAFICIAVLIYRRRPEIGGELGGPRVPKILTTSLFFSLWLMYIIFSSLEAYCHVKGF, encoded by the exons ATGTTTCTGGGTGTCTCCATCATCGCTGACCGCTTTATGGCATCCATTGAGGTCATCACCTCCCAAGAGAGACAGATCACCATTAAGAAACCAAACGGTGAGAAGCTCACCACAACCGTGCGCATCTGGAACGAGACGGTCTCCAATCTGACTCTAATGGCTCTCGGTTCCTCGGCCCCAGAAATTCTCCTTTCAGTCGTTGAGGTGTGCGGCCACAACTTTGATGCCGGAGAGCTTGGGCCTAACACCATCGTAGGAAGTGCTGCCTTCAACATGTTTGTCATTATtggtctttgtgtgtctgtgatccCTGAAGGAGAGACCAGAAAGGTGAAGCACCTGCGTGTGTTCTTTGTCACCGCCGCCTGGAGCGTCTTTGCATACACCTGGCTGTACCTGATCCTGGCTGTGTTCTCTCCAGGTGTGGTTGAGATTTGGGAGGGGCTTCTTACACTCTTATTCTTTCCCATTTGTGTTGGCTTTGCTTATGTGGCTGACCGCAGACTTCTTTTCTACAAATATATGTACAAACGATACAGAGCAGGGAAGCAGAAAAGAGTGATCATCGAAACCGAGGGAGAACCGGAGCTTCCCTCAAAGGTCGACATTGAAATGGATGGCAAAATGCTCAACTCTCATGGAGAGGAGTTCCTGGATGGAGAGGCTGTTTTTGATATGAAGGAAATAGATGAGGAAGAGTCCCGCAAAGAGGTAGCCAGGATACTGAAGGAGCTGAAACAGAAGTATCCAGAGAAGGAAATGGAGCAGTTGATGGAGCTGGCTAATTATCAAGTTTTAAACCAGCAACAGAAGAGTCGAGCGTTCTACCGCTGTCAAGCAACCAGGATCATGACAGGAGCAGGGAACATCCTAAAGAAGCACGCCGCTGACCAAGCCAAAAGAGCCACTCAGCACGATATCTGCTCTGAGGTTTCAGTGAACGATTTTTCCTCCAAGGTTTTCTTCGATCCTGGTACCTACCAGTGTCTGGAGAACTGTGGCAGCGTGGCGCTGAACGTGGTGCGTCGTGGTGGGGATTTAATGAACACGGTGTCAGTGGATTACCGGACTGAAGATGGCACTGCAAATGCCGGCTCAGACTACCAGTTCACTGAAGGAACTATTGTGTTCAAACCAGGTGAGACCGAAAAGGAAATCCGCATTGACATTATTGATGATGACATTTTTGAGGAAGATGAACATTTTTTGGTTCACCTGAGCAACGTGAAGGTCTCAGAGGACGCTGACTCAGAGAAGCACGAAGAAAACCATGTTGACACCCTCGCAGGTTTAGGTCTGCCATGCACTGCCACTGTCACCATCTTTGATGACGACCACGCTGGAATCTTTATGTTTGAGGAGCCGGTGGTGACAGTGAGTGAGAGCGTGGGCGTGATGGAGGTGAAGGTGATCCGAACCTCAGGAGCTCGCGGCGTTGTAATGGTGCCGTACAAGACCATAGAGGGGACAGCTAAAGGAGGTGGAGAGGACTTTGAGGACACACATGGAGTCCTGGAATTCGAGAACGACGAAATCTT taaAACTATTCAGATCAATATAATTGATGATGAGGAAtatgagaaaaacaagaacTTCTTCCTAGAGATCGGAGAGCCTCAGCTGCTGGAGATGAGTGAGAGGAAAGGTGGGGGAGTCCCCTTCCT GTTTTTGCTGCCAGAGAAG ATTTTGAccaagagggaggaggaggagcggcGGATCGCAGAGATGGGCAGACCAATGCTGGGCGAACATGTCAAACTGGAGGTTATCATAGAGGAGTCATATGAGTTCAAG AGCACTGTGGATAAACTCATCAAGAAGACTAACCTGGCACTGCTAATTGGGACAAACAGCTGGAGAGAGCAGTTTGTGGAAGCCATCACAGTCAACTCTG gtgatgatgatgatgaatgtggTGAGGAGAAGCTTCCCTCCTGTTTTGACTATGTCATGCATTTTCTAACCATCTTCTGGAAGCTTCTGTTTGCCTTCGTGCCTCCCACTGACTACTGGAATGGCTGGGCCTGCTTTGTCGTCTCCATCCTCGTTATCGGCCTCCTGACAGCGGTGATTGGTGACCTGGCATCACACTTCGGTTGCACCGTTGGTCTCAAAGACTCTGTCACCGCTGTGGTGTTTGTGGCTTTGGGCACTTCTGTACCAG ACACATTTGCGAGTAAGGTGGCAGCCATTCAGGACCAATATGCTGACGCCTCCATTGGCAACGTGACTGGAAGTAACGCTGTCAACGTCTTCCTGGGTATTGGCGTGGCCTGGTCCATCGCTGCCGTATACCATTACTCCAAGGGCCAGGAGTTCAAAGTCGACCCGGGCACACTGGCCTTCTCAGTCACACTCTTCACCATCTTTGCCTTCATCTGTATCGCTGTTCTCATTTACCGCCGCCGACCTGAGATTGGTGGGGAACTCGGTGGACCACGAGTCCCAAAGATCCTCACCACCTCTTTGTTCTTCAGCCTGTGGTTGATGTACATCATCTTCTCCTCGCTGGAGGCCTACTGCCATGTAAAAGGCTTCTAA
- the LOC113161604 gene encoding sodium/calcium exchanger 1-like isoform X15, producing MFLGVSIIADRFMASIEVITSQERQITIKKPNGEKLTTTVRIWNETVSNLTLMALGSSAPEILLSVVEVCGHNFDAGELGPNTIVGSAAFNMFVIIGLCVSVIPEGETRKVKHLRVFFVTAAWSVFAYTWLYLILAVFSPGVVEIWEGLLTLLFFPICVGFAYVADRRLLFYKYMYKRYRAGKQKRVIIETEGEPELPSKVDIEMDGKMLNSHGEEFLDGEAVFDMKEIDEEESRKEVARILKELKQKYPEKEMEQLMELANYQVLNQQQKSRAFYRCQATRIMTGAGNILKKHAADQAKRATQHDICSEVSVNDFSSKVFFDPGTYQCLENCGSVALNVVRRGGDLMNTVSVDYRTEDGTANAGSDYQFTEGTIVFKPGETEKEIRIDIIDDDIFEEDEHFLVHLSNVKVSEDADSEKHEENHVDTLAGLGLPCTATVTIFDDDHAGIFMFEEPVVTVSESVGVMEVKVIRTSGARGVVMVPYKTIEGTAKGGGEDFEDTHGVLEFENDEILKTIAVRIIDHEEYDKQASFYIELQEPYWNRRRWTGEGGEEILTKREEEERRIAEMGRPMLGEHVKLEVIIEESYEFKSTVDKLIKKTNLALLIGTNSWREQFVEAITVNSGDDDDECGEEKLPSCFDYVMHFLTIFWKLLFAFVPPTDYWNGWACFVVSILVIGLLTAVIGDLASHFGCTVGLKDSVTAVVFVALGTSVPDTFASKVAAIQDQYADASIGNVTGSNAVNVFLGIGVAWSIAAVYHYSKGQEFKVDPGTLAFSVTLFTIFAFICIAVLIYRRRPEIGGELGGPRVPKILTTSLFFSLWLMYIIFSSLEAYCHVKGF from the exons ATGTTTCTGGGTGTCTCCATCATCGCTGACCGCTTTATGGCATCCATTGAGGTCATCACCTCCCAAGAGAGACAGATCACCATTAAGAAACCAAACGGTGAGAAGCTCACCACAACCGTGCGCATCTGGAACGAGACGGTCTCCAATCTGACTCTAATGGCTCTCGGTTCCTCGGCCCCAGAAATTCTCCTTTCAGTCGTTGAGGTGTGCGGCCACAACTTTGATGCCGGAGAGCTTGGGCCTAACACCATCGTAGGAAGTGCTGCCTTCAACATGTTTGTCATTATtggtctttgtgtgtctgtgatccCTGAAGGAGAGACCAGAAAGGTGAAGCACCTGCGTGTGTTCTTTGTCACCGCCGCCTGGAGCGTCTTTGCATACACCTGGCTGTACCTGATCCTGGCTGTGTTCTCTCCAGGTGTGGTTGAGATTTGGGAGGGGCTTCTTACACTCTTATTCTTTCCCATTTGTGTTGGCTTTGCTTATGTGGCTGACCGCAGACTTCTTTTCTACAAATATATGTACAAACGATACAGAGCAGGGAAGCAGAAAAGAGTGATCATCGAAACCGAGGGAGAACCGGAGCTTCCCTCAAAGGTCGACATTGAAATGGATGGCAAAATGCTCAACTCTCATGGAGAGGAGTTCCTGGATGGAGAGGCTGTTTTTGATATGAAGGAAATAGATGAGGAAGAGTCCCGCAAAGAGGTAGCCAGGATACTGAAGGAGCTGAAACAGAAGTATCCAGAGAAGGAAATGGAGCAGTTGATGGAGCTGGCTAATTATCAAGTTTTAAACCAGCAACAGAAGAGTCGAGCGTTCTACCGCTGTCAAGCAACCAGGATCATGACAGGAGCAGGGAACATCCTAAAGAAGCACGCCGCTGACCAAGCCAAAAGAGCCACTCAGCACGATATCTGCTCTGAGGTTTCAGTGAACGATTTTTCCTCCAAGGTTTTCTTCGATCCTGGTACCTACCAGTGTCTGGAGAACTGTGGCAGCGTGGCGCTGAACGTGGTGCGTCGTGGTGGGGATTTAATGAACACGGTGTCAGTGGATTACCGGACTGAAGATGGCACTGCAAATGCCGGCTCAGACTACCAGTTCACTGAAGGAACTATTGTGTTCAAACCAGGTGAGACCGAAAAGGAAATCCGCATTGACATTATTGATGATGACATTTTTGAGGAAGATGAACATTTTTTGGTTCACCTGAGCAACGTGAAGGTCTCAGAGGACGCTGACTCAGAGAAGCACGAAGAAAACCATGTTGACACCCTCGCAGGTTTAGGTCTGCCATGCACTGCCACTGTCACCATCTTTGATGACGACCACGCTGGAATCTTTATGTTTGAGGAGCCGGTGGTGACAGTGAGTGAGAGCGTGGGCGTGATGGAGGTGAAGGTGATCCGAACCTCAGGAGCTCGCGGCGTTGTAATGGTGCCGTACAAGACCATAGAGGGGACAGCTAAAGGAGGTGGAGAGGACTTTGAGGACACACATGGAGTCCTGGAATTCGAGAACGACGAAATCTT GAAGACCATAGCTGTTAGAATAATTGACCATGAGGAGTACGATAAACAGGCCAGCTTCTACATAGAGCTGCAGGAGCCATATTGGAACAGGAGGAGATGGACAGGT GAGGGGGGCGAGGAGATTTTGAccaagagggaggaggaggagcggcGGATCGCAGAGATGGGCAGACCAATGCTGGGCGAACATGTCAAACTGGAGGTTATCATAGAGGAGTCATATGAGTTCAAG AGCACTGTGGATAAACTCATCAAGAAGACTAACCTGGCACTGCTAATTGGGACAAACAGCTGGAGAGAGCAGTTTGTGGAAGCCATCACAGTCAACTCTG gtgatgatgatgatgaatgtggTGAGGAGAAGCTTCCCTCCTGTTTTGACTATGTCATGCATTTTCTAACCATCTTCTGGAAGCTTCTGTTTGCCTTCGTGCCTCCCACTGACTACTGGAATGGCTGGGCCTGCTTTGTCGTCTCCATCCTCGTTATCGGCCTCCTGACAGCGGTGATTGGTGACCTGGCATCACACTTCGGTTGCACCGTTGGTCTCAAAGACTCTGTCACCGCTGTGGTGTTTGTGGCTTTGGGCACTTCTGTACCAG ACACATTTGCGAGTAAGGTGGCAGCCATTCAGGACCAATATGCTGACGCCTCCATTGGCAACGTGACTGGAAGTAACGCTGTCAACGTCTTCCTGGGTATTGGCGTGGCCTGGTCCATCGCTGCCGTATACCATTACTCCAAGGGCCAGGAGTTCAAAGTCGACCCGGGCACACTGGCCTTCTCAGTCACACTCTTCACCATCTTTGCCTTCATCTGTATCGCTGTTCTCATTTACCGCCGCCGACCTGAGATTGGTGGGGAACTCGGTGGACCACGAGTCCCAAAGATCCTCACCACCTCTTTGTTCTTCAGCCTGTGGTTGATGTACATCATCTTCTCCTCGCTGGAGGCCTACTGCCATGTAAAAGGCTTCTAA
- the LOC113161604 gene encoding sodium/calcium exchanger 1-like isoform X19, translating into MFLGVSIIADRFMASIEVITSQERQITIKKPNGEKLTTTVRIWNETVSNLTLMALGSSAPEILLSVVEVCGHNFDAGELGPNTIVGSAAFNMFVIIGLCVSVIPEGETRKVKHLRVFFVTAAWSVFAYTWLYLILAVFSPGVVEIWEGLLTLLFFPICVGFAYVADRRLLFYKYMYKRYRAGKQKRVIIETEGEPELPSKVDIEMDGKMLNSHGEEFLDGEAVFDMKEIDEEESRKEVARILKELKQKYPEKEMEQLMELANYQVLNQQQKSRAFYRCQATRIMTGAGNILKKHAADQAKRATQHDICSEVSVNDFSSKVFFDPGTYQCLENCGSVALNVVRRGGDLMNTVSVDYRTEDGTANAGSDYQFTEGTIVFKPGETEKEIRIDIIDDDIFEEDEHFLVHLSNVKVSEDADSEKHEENHVDTLAGLGLPCTATVTIFDDDHAGIFMFEEPVVTVSESVGVMEVKVIRTSGARGVVMVPYKTIEGTAKGGGEDFEDTHGVLEFENDEILKTIAVRIIDHEEYDKQASFYIELQEPYWNRRRWTGVNWSGCPREEEERRIAEMGRPMLGEHVKLEVIIEESYEFKSTVDKLIKKTNLALLIGTNSWREQFVEAITVNSGDDDDECGEEKLPSCFDYVMHFLTIFWKLLFAFVPPTDYWNGWACFVVSILVIGLLTAVIGDLASHFGCTVGLKDSVTAVVFVALGTSVPDTFASKVAAIQDQYADASIGNVTGSNAVNVFLGIGVAWSIAAVYHYSKGQEFKVDPGTLAFSVTLFTIFAFICIAVLIYRRRPEIGGELGGPRVPKILTTSLFFSLWLMYIIFSSLEAYCHVKGF; encoded by the exons ATGTTTCTGGGTGTCTCCATCATCGCTGACCGCTTTATGGCATCCATTGAGGTCATCACCTCCCAAGAGAGACAGATCACCATTAAGAAACCAAACGGTGAGAAGCTCACCACAACCGTGCGCATCTGGAACGAGACGGTCTCCAATCTGACTCTAATGGCTCTCGGTTCCTCGGCCCCAGAAATTCTCCTTTCAGTCGTTGAGGTGTGCGGCCACAACTTTGATGCCGGAGAGCTTGGGCCTAACACCATCGTAGGAAGTGCTGCCTTCAACATGTTTGTCATTATtggtctttgtgtgtctgtgatccCTGAAGGAGAGACCAGAAAGGTGAAGCACCTGCGTGTGTTCTTTGTCACCGCCGCCTGGAGCGTCTTTGCATACACCTGGCTGTACCTGATCCTGGCTGTGTTCTCTCCAGGTGTGGTTGAGATTTGGGAGGGGCTTCTTACACTCTTATTCTTTCCCATTTGTGTTGGCTTTGCTTATGTGGCTGACCGCAGACTTCTTTTCTACAAATATATGTACAAACGATACAGAGCAGGGAAGCAGAAAAGAGTGATCATCGAAACCGAGGGAGAACCGGAGCTTCCCTCAAAGGTCGACATTGAAATGGATGGCAAAATGCTCAACTCTCATGGAGAGGAGTTCCTGGATGGAGAGGCTGTTTTTGATATGAAGGAAATAGATGAGGAAGAGTCCCGCAAAGAGGTAGCCAGGATACTGAAGGAGCTGAAACAGAAGTATCCAGAGAAGGAAATGGAGCAGTTGATGGAGCTGGCTAATTATCAAGTTTTAAACCAGCAACAGAAGAGTCGAGCGTTCTACCGCTGTCAAGCAACCAGGATCATGACAGGAGCAGGGAACATCCTAAAGAAGCACGCCGCTGACCAAGCCAAAAGAGCCACTCAGCACGATATCTGCTCTGAGGTTTCAGTGAACGATTTTTCCTCCAAGGTTTTCTTCGATCCTGGTACCTACCAGTGTCTGGAGAACTGTGGCAGCGTGGCGCTGAACGTGGTGCGTCGTGGTGGGGATTTAATGAACACGGTGTCAGTGGATTACCGGACTGAAGATGGCACTGCAAATGCCGGCTCAGACTACCAGTTCACTGAAGGAACTATTGTGTTCAAACCAGGTGAGACCGAAAAGGAAATCCGCATTGACATTATTGATGATGACATTTTTGAGGAAGATGAACATTTTTTGGTTCACCTGAGCAACGTGAAGGTCTCAGAGGACGCTGACTCAGAGAAGCACGAAGAAAACCATGTTGACACCCTCGCAGGTTTAGGTCTGCCATGCACTGCCACTGTCACCATCTTTGATGACGACCACGCTGGAATCTTTATGTTTGAGGAGCCGGTGGTGACAGTGAGTGAGAGCGTGGGCGTGATGGAGGTGAAGGTGATCCGAACCTCAGGAGCTCGCGGCGTTGTAATGGTGCCGTACAAGACCATAGAGGGGACAGCTAAAGGAGGTGGAGAGGACTTTGAGGACACACATGGAGTCCTGGAATTCGAGAACGACGAAATCTT GAAGACCATAGCTGTTAGAATAATTGACCATGAGGAGTACGATAAACAGGCCAGCTTCTACATAGAGCTGCAGGAGCCATATTGGAACAGGAGGAGATGGACAGGTGTGAA TTGGAGTGGATGTCCT agggaggaggaggagcggcGGATCGCAGAGATGGGCAGACCAATGCTGGGCGAACATGTCAAACTGGAGGTTATCATAGAGGAGTCATATGAGTTCAAG AGCACTGTGGATAAACTCATCAAGAAGACTAACCTGGCACTGCTAATTGGGACAAACAGCTGGAGAGAGCAGTTTGTGGAAGCCATCACAGTCAACTCTG gtgatgatgatgatgaatgtggTGAGGAGAAGCTTCCCTCCTGTTTTGACTATGTCATGCATTTTCTAACCATCTTCTGGAAGCTTCTGTTTGCCTTCGTGCCTCCCACTGACTACTGGAATGGCTGGGCCTGCTTTGTCGTCTCCATCCTCGTTATCGGCCTCCTGACAGCGGTGATTGGTGACCTGGCATCACACTTCGGTTGCACCGTTGGTCTCAAAGACTCTGTCACCGCTGTGGTGTTTGTGGCTTTGGGCACTTCTGTACCAG ACACATTTGCGAGTAAGGTGGCAGCCATTCAGGACCAATATGCTGACGCCTCCATTGGCAACGTGACTGGAAGTAACGCTGTCAACGTCTTCCTGGGTATTGGCGTGGCCTGGTCCATCGCTGCCGTATACCATTACTCCAAGGGCCAGGAGTTCAAAGTCGACCCGGGCACACTGGCCTTCTCAGTCACACTCTTCACCATCTTTGCCTTCATCTGTATCGCTGTTCTCATTTACCGCCGCCGACCTGAGATTGGTGGGGAACTCGGTGGACCACGAGTCCCAAAGATCCTCACCACCTCTTTGTTCTTCAGCCTGTGGTTGATGTACATCATCTTCTCCTCGCTGGAGGCCTACTGCCATGTAAAAGGCTTCTAA